The sequence below is a genomic window from Silene latifolia isolate original U9 population chromosome 7, ASM4854445v1, whole genome shotgun sequence.
TCCATAGTGTTATTTATCACTTTATAATTTCGTGGTTTGCACTCCAAGGTCGCTGCTTGAAGTAGCGGCTTTGTTATTTGACCTTTTTTTCTATCAGTATTTTACTTATGACTAAAGTCGCTCGGCTTTCCTTCAAATCTTCCAAAATAGTGACGTGGACCATTGGTTCAAATTAGTTTGAATTGTAACAAGCCCCAAATACTAATAAATTTGTCAAATATAAGCCCAAAAAATTCATTATAAGGGTTTAGCCCAAAGCGAACAATATCATACTAAACTCTTAACACTCGTGTTTTGTGTTAGGGAACCTTCTTTATTTCTTCCAATGGCCTATTCAATATTCTTTGCATATTTTTTtcacaaaactattcatgttTGACTTTTGAAggtttaatttttaaaactttaaaagtaaataattaaGACTTTATAAAAAGGTATTAAAATAACTACAATTTGTTGTAGACTCTAGATTATTTTTCAAATGACAAAAGTAATTAATAAATACAATGGATATAGTCTAAGTTGATTTAATTaaagacataaaaaaaaaagaatattttgtatttgaaaaagaAGTGACTAATTATTCCCTCCATCCCGGTCATTTGATTACAAGTGAGGCAAATTGAGTGTGgaggatcaaattgttcatcaaaagtACTTCCAAAATAGAAAGATTACAATTAACTAAAACAGCTCAGAACAACataaaataggtaaacaaatactTACGGGAACTGAATGAGTAGTTAAAATGTCAAAGATACTCGTATATATATGCACGACGAGACCTGTTAAATTGACCTGATCCGAATGACCTAAACCGAACCCGACCGACACTCGAACTCTAGACCCGAACCCGAATTGATCCGACCCAGTATAACTCGACACGAATATTTATTGTTGTAAACTGGTTATTATCCATAAATAACTTGAAATAGCTGATCCGAAAATGATCCGAACCTGAAATGTCCCAATCCGTCCGAAATCGATAGACACAAAATGACCCGGCCTGAAATTGATCAGATCAAAACCCGGCCGATTGACTTGATTGCCAGGTCTATGCACGACCTTATATTGGCCAACATGACAACAATGACAAGTAACAAAAAAGGAGGATCAAATACACCCTTCCCTCGTCACTACTACGGGTCATACGGCAGAAACAACTTGAATTATTTTGACAAATGTTCATATGCATTGAATTGCTTGTATGCTTCAATATCGAATGCACGACGTTGTTACATATCGTGCATTCATGTAACTCATATATTCTTGTGCTAAGTCTGCATATTGCCTTATTTGCTTCAATATAAATGGAGGCCTCCTTTTGTGTTAATCTCATAAAAACAAAACTTACAAAAAAACTTGTAGTATTTCTCCATTTataacatttttgtttgctgttTAAGGAAATATGGCTAGGGTTAAGTCAGGTTCTTCTTCTCCGATGGCGATTCTAGCCATTGCTGTTTTGTTGATGGGTCTTGTTAGTCAATCTTATGCTCAGTTGAGCGTCGGATTTTACAAGAATAAGTGTGGTGCTTACGATGTTGAATCCGAAATTTATAAGGTTGTGAGCGGTTTTTATGCGACGGATAAAACCATTGCTGCTGCTCTACTAAGGATGCTCTTCCATGATGCCTATGGAGTATATATTTATCCTTCTTTCTCGCATTTTTAAGTATTTAATATGTAATATTAATAATTACTCCGTGCAACAATTACTAACAAAGACTTGTTTGTTCATCTTCAAAAGGGATGTGACGCATCGCTCTTATTGGACGGACCTGAGAAAAGTCAAGACAATAACTTAAGTGTGAGAGGATACAACATCATTGATGCTTGCAAGAGTGCTTTGGAGAAAATTTGTCCTAAAGTGGTTTCTTGTACCGATATCTTGGTTATTGCTACTAGATATTCTGTTTACCTGGTACCGAAACTAAACTCATACTGTCATACATATATAAtccttaggggtcgtttggttactCATTAAACAACACAGAACTTAAATTCATGAATTGCAAAATGGTCGGgtatgttgtttggttaccctcattcacatgaattggaagttcccatgaattccaattcctccataatggaggaagttatTTACCTAGGCCCTCTAGATAAGTGGAAATCTCTACATGAATTGAACTTCTTTCATGGCAACCAAACAATATTTTGCAATTCAAATGAATTCTAAACTCATGTGTTTTATGAATTCCTAGGCAATACAAATTCTTATATGCAACCGAACGACTCCTTAAAATGTTATTACAAATATGGATTCAGCATATGTTTCTATGTACAGGCTGGCGGAACTTATTACAATGTCGAAACAGGAAGAAGAGACGCTACAACCTCTAGTGCTACAACCGGTGCCAACCTTCCTGGACCTACAATCCCGGTTAGTGATTTCGTCAACAAAATGGCAGTAAGAGGATTAAGTGCTGCTGACACCGTACTTCTCCTAGGTATGTATTTATGTCGTAATACCATATACGACCACCCGTCGAACAAAATCTATCAATGATTAAATATTCGTTTGCATTGTTTGTAGCTGGAGGTCACACCGTCGGAATCATACATTGCAAGTTCTTCCTACCACGTCTCTACAACTTCAAATCCACCGGACTACCCGACCCAAGCATCAACACAACCACTCTCTCTTTTCTAAAAAAGACATGCCCTAGTGGGGGTTCAAACAACTTTGTCTACGCGGACCAAACTCCAGGAAGCGGGTTGAGATTCGACTCAGGGTATTTCAAAGCGATAAAGATGGGACAAGGTATCCTTGAAATTGATCAAAGGTTGGCATCAGACCCAAGTACCCGTGCTATTGTTAATTATTTCGCAACCAGCAGCGACTTCGCCACCCTATTTGCCGGGGCAGTTAACAAGCTCACCCGGT
It includes:
- the LOC141589688 gene encoding peroxidase 57-like; translated protein: MARVKSGSSSPMAILAIAVLLMGLVSQSYAQLSVGFYKNKCGAYDVESEIYKVVSGFYATDKTIAAALLRMLFHDAYGGCDASLLLDGPEKSQDNNLSVRGYNIIDACKSALEKICPKVVSCTDILVIATRYSVYLAGGTYYNVETGRRDATTSSATTGANLPGPTIPVSDFVNKMAVRGLSAADTVLLLAGGHTVGIIHCKFFLPRLYNFKSTGLPDPSINTTTLSFLKKTCPSGGSNNFVYADQTPGSGLRFDSGYFKAIKMGQGILEIDQRLASDPSTRAIVNYFATSSDFATLFAGAVNKLTRYGALTGTQGQIRTNCHRVNSY